The genome window AGGCCGAACCGGCCCGCAGGAAACAGGACATCTTTGCCGGCCTGGAAACAAAGCTGAAAACAATCCCGGGAAAAGCAGGGAGACCCATGTCCTATCCGGTTGCCATTGCCCGCAAAAACCTCTTCCACGACCGGGTCCGGTTCGTCATCACCCTGGTGGGCATCTCCTTTTCCGTGGTGCTTATTCTGGTCCAGGTCGGGGTTTACCTGGGGATGATGTACAATACATCCAGCATCATCGAGCATACCGACGCGGACATCTGGATCACGGCCCGCAACAATCGCAACTTCGATTTTTCCATGCCCTTTCCCGAGCACCGCGAAAACCAGGCCCGGGCCGTGCCCGGGGTGGCCTGGACCCGCAAGCTGATCCTGGTCTGGTCCATGATGAAGATCAAGGGCGGGGGCAGCGAGAACGTTGAGATGGTGGGGTTCGACCCGGAAAGCGGTATCGGCGGGCCCTGGGAAATGGTCAAGGGCGATATCCGCGACGTCAAATTCCACCGCGGGGTGATCGTGGACGAATCCAGCGTGTCCAAGCTGGGCGAGTTGGAGATCGGCGAGTACCGGGAGGTGGTCAACAAAAAGGTGCGGATCGTCGGGATCAGCCGCGGGGCTCGACGGATCACCACCGCGCCGGTCCTGTTCACCTCGTACAAGACCGCCCAGGAGCTGAACCCCTGGATCGAAGGCCAGACCGTCTTTGTCCTGGTCAAGGCGGAGCCAGGCATGGACCTGACGACCCTGCGCGACCGGCTCGACCGGAAGATGAATCTGGAGGATGTCTACACCCGGGACCAGTTCATCAATGCCACCCGGCGCTACTGGACCTTCAGCACCGGCATGGGGACCGCCTTCGGCTTCACCATCCTGATGGGAATCATCGTCGGCGCGGTCATCGTCAGCCAGACCATTTACAGCGCCACCATCGAACACCTGCGCGAGTTCGGCACCTTGAAGGCCTTGGGCGCTGAGAACAGGATGGTCTACGGCATCATCCTCCAGCAGGCCCTGATCAGCGGCATCCTCGGCTATCTTATCGGTCTGGCTATCAACTTTGTGGTAGTAAAGCTCTACACCAATACCGGTCAGGCAATCATCCAGCCCTGGCCGCTTTTTGCCGCCGACCTGGTGGTGACCCTGGCCACCTGCGTGGCCGCCTCGCTGATTTCGGTGCGCCGGGCCATGCAGGTCGATCCCATGGAGGTGTTCCGAGCATGAACGATCCGACTATCAGCGTGGCCGCTATCTCCAAGATCTACGGTAACCGGGCCGTTCCGGTACCAGCGGTGCGGAAAGCGGACTTTTCCTGCGTTGCGGGCTCGGTCACCGCGATCATGGGCCCCTCCGGCAGCGGCAAAACCACGCTCCTGTCCATTCTCGGCCTGCTCCTGAAACCGACCAGCGGCCGGGTAACGATCATGGGCCTGGACGTCACCGATCTCGACGAGCGGCAACTGCCGGCCCTGCGGCGGGCCCATGTCGGATTCATCTTCCAGTCCTTCAACCTTTTTTCATCCCTGACCGTGCAGGAGAATGTCCTCATTGCCCTGCAACTGCAGAAGACGCCACGTGCTGCGGCCATGGACTCGGCCGGGGCCGCTCTCAAGCGGGTGGACC of Desulfobacterales bacterium contains these proteins:
- a CDS encoding ABC transporter permease, which produces MEAIQAEPARRKQDIFAGLETKLKTIPGKAGRPMSYPVAIARKNLFHDRVRFVITLVGISFSVVLILVQVGVYLGMMYNTSSIIEHTDADIWITARNNRNFDFSMPFPEHRENQARAVPGVAWTRKLILVWSMMKIKGGGSENVEMVGFDPESGIGGPWEMVKGDIRDVKFHRGVIVDESSVSKLGELEIGEYREVVNKKVRIVGISRGARRITTAPVLFTSYKTAQELNPWIEGQTVFVLVKAEPGMDLTTLRDRLDRKMNLEDVYTRDQFINATRRYWTFSTGMGTAFGFTILMGIIVGAVIVSQTIYSATIEHLREFGTLKALGAENRMVYGIILQQALISGILGYLIGLAINFVVVKLYTNTGQAIIQPWPLFAADLVVTLATCVAASLISVRRAMQVDPMEVFRA
- a CDS encoding ABC transporter ATP-binding protein, whose amino-acid sequence is MNDPTISVAAISKIYGNRAVPVPAVRKADFSCVAGSVTAIMGPSGSGKTTLLSILGLLLKPTSGRVTIMGLDVTDLDERQLPALRRAHVGFIFQSFNLFSSLTVQENVLIALQLQKTPRAAAMDSAGAALKRVDLVGRSDFYPRDLSGGEKQRVSIARAIAADTPIILADEPTANLDSKTGLKIIDLLYQLAGEQRKTVVVVSHDLRIQKHVNRVLWMEDGVIHED